The following proteins come from a genomic window of Pseudomonas sp. WJP1:
- the gcvT gene encoding glycine cleavage system aminomethyltransferase GcvT produces the protein MGQRTPLYDLHLALGAKMVDFGGWDMPLHYGSQVEEHHQVRRDCGVFDVSHMTVIDVDGPQAKAWLQHLLANDVERLHKPGTALYSTMLNERGGIVDDMIVYRLESAYRLVVNASTRDQDLAWMQAHLDGFDVQLNERSELAMLAIQGPHARQKIAELVSQARGALIHKLKPFEARPDGDWFIARTGYTGEDGLEIILPADQAPGFFNDLVGAGISPIGLGARDTLRVEAGMNLYGQDIHQGVSPLASNMAWSIAWEPAARQFIGRQALEAERSGGVQHKLVGLVLEERGVLRAHQVVRIANVGEGEITSGSFSPTLSKSIALARVPMATADRAEVEIRGKWYPVRVVKPTFVRHGKTLI, from the coding sequence ATGGGACAGCGTACGCCTCTGTATGACCTTCATCTTGCCCTCGGCGCGAAGATGGTCGATTTTGGCGGTTGGGATATGCCTCTGCATTATGGATCCCAGGTCGAGGAGCACCATCAGGTGCGTCGCGATTGCGGTGTTTTTGATGTATCCCACATGACCGTGATCGATGTCGACGGCCCCCAGGCCAAGGCATGGCTCCAGCATTTGCTGGCCAACGACGTCGAACGCCTGCACAAACCTGGTACCGCGTTGTACAGCACCATGCTCAATGAGCGCGGCGGTATCGTCGACGACATGATCGTCTATCGCCTCGAAAGCGCTTACCGCCTGGTGGTCAACGCCTCTACCCGCGATCAGGACCTGGCGTGGATGCAGGCGCATCTCGACGGTTTCGACGTGCAGCTCAACGAGCGTTCCGAGCTGGCAATGCTGGCCATCCAGGGCCCCCATGCCCGGCAAAAGATTGCCGAGCTGGTGAGCCAGGCGCGTGGCGCATTGATCCACAAGCTCAAGCCTTTCGAAGCCCGGCCCGACGGTGACTGGTTCATCGCACGCACCGGCTACACCGGTGAAGACGGCCTGGAAATCATTCTGCCGGCCGACCAGGCGCCGGGATTCTTCAACGATCTGGTGGGGGCGGGCATTTCTCCCATTGGCCTGGGCGCGCGTGACACCCTGCGGGTCGAGGCGGGCATGAACCTGTACGGTCAGGACATTCACCAGGGCGTTTCCCCGCTGGCCTCCAATATGGCCTGGAGCATCGCCTGGGAGCCGGCCGCTCGCCAGTTCATCGGTCGCCAGGCGCTGGAAGCCGAGCGCAGCGGCGGCGTACAACACAAACTGGTGGGGCTGGTCCTTGAGGAGCGCGGGGTTTTGCGCGCTCATCAAGTGGTCCGCATCGCCAATGTTGGCGAAGGGGAGATCACCAGTGGTAGTTTCTCTCCTACGCTAAGCAAGTCGATTGCACTGGCGCGCGTGCCGATGGCCACTGCCGACCGCGCAGAAGTGGAAATCCGTGGCAAGTGGTACCCGGTCCGAGTGGTCAAGCCGACCTTCGTTCGCCATGGCAAAACCTTGATCTAA
- a CDS encoding ABC transporter permease has translation MAHPAQRRWYPLVFAIAALVLLPLSVLLLSWQAIDPQIWSHLWETQMPRLLGNTLTLILGVGVGVTVLGVSLAWLTSLCEFPGRRWLDWALMLPFAIPAYVLAFVFVGLLDFAGPVQTLLREWFGSGLRLPRVRSTGGVILVLVLVFYPYVYLLARTAFLAQGKGLMEAARVLGQSPWQAFWRVAMPMARPAIGAGVALALMETLADFGAVSVFNFDTFTTAIYKTWYGFFSLSTAAQLASLLLLVVMLVLYGERRARGANRASNERPRVKALYHLHGLKALLATGWCALVFACAFVIPMLQLVVWFWQRGRLDLDERYTGLIVHTLYLGTMAALITVSVALVLAFARRLAPTQGIRAGVSLANLGYALPGSVLAVSIMLAFSYLDRVLVIPLSGWLGGAGKPLLLGSLLALLLAYLVRFIAVAYGPLESSLARIRPSLPEAARSLGVSGPRLFFKVYLPLLLPGSLSAALLVFVDVLKEMPATLLMRPFGWDTLAVRIFEMTSEGEWARASLPALTLVLVGLLPVIGLIRRSAHRNS, from the coding sequence TTGGCCCACCCCGCCCAACGCCGCTGGTATCCCCTGGTCTTCGCCATCGCTGCGCTGGTCCTGTTGCCCCTGAGTGTCCTGCTGCTGTCCTGGCAAGCCATCGACCCGCAGATCTGGTCCCACCTCTGGGAGACCCAGATGCCACGCCTGCTGGGCAACACCCTGACCCTGATACTCGGTGTCGGCGTTGGCGTGACGGTCCTGGGGGTTAGCCTGGCCTGGCTCACCAGCCTCTGCGAATTCCCCGGTCGGCGTTGGCTGGACTGGGCACTGATGCTGCCCTTCGCGATTCCGGCCTACGTGCTGGCATTCGTCTTCGTCGGGCTGCTGGATTTTGCAGGCCCCGTGCAAACCCTGCTGCGGGAGTGGTTCGGCAGCGGCTTGCGCTTGCCGCGTGTGCGCTCCACGGGCGGGGTGATCCTGGTATTGGTGCTGGTCTTCTATCCTTACGTTTACCTGCTGGCTCGCACCGCGTTCCTGGCCCAGGGCAAGGGCCTGATGGAAGCGGCGCGGGTGCTCGGTCAATCCCCGTGGCAGGCGTTCTGGCGCGTGGCAATGCCTATGGCACGCCCGGCCATCGGTGCTGGCGTGGCCCTGGCGCTGATGGAAACCCTGGCGGATTTCGGTGCCGTGTCGGTGTTCAACTTCGACACCTTCACCACCGCCATCTACAAGACCTGGTACGGGTTCTTCAGCCTCTCCACCGCCGCGCAACTGGCCAGCCTGTTGCTGCTGGTGGTGATGCTCGTGCTGTACGGCGAGCGTCGGGCTCGCGGCGCCAACCGGGCGAGCAATGAACGGCCACGGGTCAAGGCGTTGTATCACCTTCACGGCCTCAAGGCGCTGCTGGCAACGGGGTGGTGCGCTTTGGTGTTCGCCTGTGCCTTTGTCATTCCAATGCTGCAGCTGGTGGTGTGGTTCTGGCAGCGCGGGCGCCTGGATCTGGACGAGCGTTACACGGGCTTGATCGTCCACACCTTGTACCTGGGAACGATGGCGGCGCTGATCACCGTGAGTGTCGCCCTGGTATTGGCGTTTGCCCGGCGGCTGGCACCGACCCAGGGGATCCGCGCCGGGGTCAGCCTGGCCAATCTTGGCTACGCTTTGCCCGGATCGGTGTTGGCGGTGTCGATCATGCTGGCGTTCAGTTACCTGGATCGCGTGCTGGTAATCCCGCTCTCCGGCTGGCTCGGCGGGGCTGGCAAGCCGTTGTTGCTGGGCAGCCTGTTGGCGTTGCTGCTGGCCTATCTGGTGCGCTTCATCGCCGTGGCTTACGGTCCGCTGGAAAGTAGTCTGGCGCGAATACGGCCATCTTTGCCCGAAGCGGCACGTAGCCTGGGCGTCAGTGGGCCACGACTGTTTTTCAAAGTGTATCTACCGTTGCTGCTCCCCGGTTCGTTGAGCGCGGCCTTGCTGGTGTTCGTCGACGTGCTCAAGGAAATGCCCGCGACCCTTCTGATGCGCCCCTTTGGCTGGGACACGCTGGCGGTGCGGATCTTCGAAATGACCAGCGAAGGCGAGTGGGCGAGGGCATCTTTGCCGGCCTTGACCCTGGTTTTGGTCGGGCTGCTACCGGTCATCGGATTGATACGACGTTCGGCGCATCGAAACAGCTAG
- a CDS encoding extracellular solute-binding protein, with protein MLAPKRLLTALALTLIGSTAAQAADEVVVYSSRIDELIKPVFDAYTAKTGTQVKFITDKEAPLMQRIKAEGENTPADLLLTVDAGNLWQAEQMGILQPFTSKTIDANIPLQYRAASHAWTGLSLRARTIAYSTDRVKPGELTTYEALADKNWEGRLCLRTAKKVYNQSLTATMIEVHGAEKTEKILKGWVNNLSTDVFSDDVAVLEAINAGQCDVGIVNTYYYGRLHKQKPDLPVKLFWPNQADRGVHVNLSGIGLIKHAPHPEAAKALVEWMTTPEAQKIFADVNQEFPANPTVQPSAEVAAWGKFIADTLPVEVAGKRQAEAIRMMDRAGWN; from the coding sequence ATGTTGGCACCGAAGCGTCTACTGACCGCACTGGCCCTGACCCTGATCGGCAGCACCGCCGCCCAGGCCGCTGACGAGGTGGTGGTCTACTCCTCGCGCATCGATGAACTGATCAAGCCAGTCTTCGATGCCTACACCGCGAAAACCGGCACCCAGGTGAAGTTCATCACCGACAAGGAAGCGCCGCTGATGCAGCGGATCAAGGCCGAGGGCGAGAACACGCCCGCCGACCTGCTGCTGACCGTCGATGCCGGTAACCTCTGGCAGGCCGAGCAGATGGGCATCCTCCAGCCTTTCACCTCGAAAACCATCGATGCCAACATTCCGCTGCAATACCGTGCGGCCTCCCATGCCTGGACCGGCCTGAGCCTGCGGGCGCGGACCATCGCCTATTCCACCGACCGGGTGAAACCGGGCGAACTGACCACTTACGAAGCACTGGCCGACAAGAACTGGGAAGGCCGCCTGTGCCTGCGCACGGCGAAGAAGGTGTACAACCAGTCCCTGACCGCCACCATGATCGAAGTGCACGGCGCCGAGAAGACCGAGAAGATCCTCAAGGGCTGGGTCAACAACCTGTCCACTGACGTGTTCTCCGACGACGTGGCAGTGCTCGAGGCCATCAATGCCGGCCAGTGCGACGTCGGCATCGTCAACACCTACTACTACGGCCGCCTGCACAAACAGAAGCCGGACCTGCCGGTGAAACTGTTCTGGCCGAACCAGGCGGATCGCGGCGTGCACGTCAACCTGTCGGGCATTGGCCTGATCAAGCACGCGCCGCACCCGGAAGCGGCCAAGGCCCTGGTGGAGTGGATGACTACGCCGGAGGCGCAGAAGATCTTCGCCGACGTGAACCAGGAATTCCCGGCCAACCCGACTGTGCAGCCATCGGCCGAAGTCGCTGCCTGGGGCAAGTTCATTGCCGATACCCTGCCGGTGGAAGTCGCCGGCAAACGCCAGGCGGAAGCGATTCGCATGATGGATCGCGCTGGCTGGAACTGA
- a CDS encoding 2-octaprenyl-3-methyl-6-methoxy-1,4-benzoquinol hydroxylase, translating into MRADLLIVGAGMVGSALALALQDSGLEVLLLDGSPLSVKPFDPQAPFEPRVSALSIASQRILERLGVWDGIASRRSSPYSEMQVWDGSGTGQIHFSAASVHADTLGHIVENRVVQDALLDRLHDCDLGMLANARLEQMRRSGDDWLLTLADGRTLRAPLVIAADGANSAVRRLTGVATREWDYLHHAIVTSVRSAKPHQATAWQRFTDNGPLAFLPLERDGQQDWCSIVWSTTPSEAAHLMALDDEGFCRALERAFEGRLGTVLSVDPRLCVPLRQRHAKRYVAEGLALIGDAAHTIHPLAGQGVNLGFLDAAVLAEVLLKAATRGERLADVKVLSRYERRRMPHNLALMAAMEGFERLFQADPLPVRLLRNAGLNLVDRMPEAKALFVREALGLIGDLPALAKA; encoded by the coding sequence ATGCGCGCAGATCTGCTAATTGTCGGGGCCGGAATGGTCGGCAGCGCCCTGGCGCTGGCGTTGCAGGACAGCGGGCTGGAAGTGCTGCTGCTCGATGGCAGCCCGTTGAGCGTCAAACCCTTTGATCCGCAGGCACCGTTCGAGCCGCGCGTCAGTGCATTGTCGATTGCCAGCCAGCGAATTCTCGAACGCCTGGGTGTCTGGGACGGCATTGCCAGCCGGCGCAGCAGTCCCTACAGCGAGATGCAGGTCTGGGATGGCAGCGGCACCGGGCAAATCCATTTTTCGGCGGCCAGCGTGCATGCCGATACGTTGGGCCATATCGTTGAGAATCGCGTGGTTCAGGACGCCTTGCTCGACCGCTTGCACGACTGCGACCTGGGCATGCTGGCCAACGCACGCCTGGAACAGATGCGCCGCTCCGGCGACGACTGGCTGCTGACCCTGGCCGACGGCCGTACCTTGCGCGCGCCGCTGGTGATCGCGGCGGATGGCGCCAACTCGGCGGTGCGGCGCCTGACCGGTGTCGCCACGCGGGAGTGGGATTACCTGCACCACGCCATCGTCACCAGTGTGCGCAGCGCCAAGCCTCATCAGGCGACCGCCTGGCAGCGGTTTACCGACAATGGCCCGCTGGCGTTCCTGCCGCTTGAGCGCGACGGTCAGCAGGATTGGTGCTCGATCGTCTGGTCGACCACGCCGAGCGAAGCCGCACACTTGATGGCGCTGGACGACGAGGGTTTCTGTCGTGCGCTGGAGCGGGCCTTCGAAGGTCGACTCGGCACGGTGCTGAGTGTCGATCCGCGTCTGTGCGTGCCGCTGCGTCAGCGCCATGCCAAGCGGTACGTGGCAGAGGGCCTGGCCTTGATCGGTGACGCAGCGCACACCATTCACCCGTTGGCCGGGCAGGGTGTGAACCTCGGTTTCCTCGATGCCGCGGTGCTGGCCGAAGTGCTATTGAAAGCGGCAACCCGTGGCGAGCGCCTGGCGGATGTGAAGGTGCTGAGCCGTTACGAACGCCGGCGCATGCCGCATAACCTGGCGCTGATGGCGGCGATGGAAGGTTTCGAGCGGCTGTTCCAGGCTGACCCGTTGCCGGTGCGCCTGTTGCGTAACGCCGGGTTGAATCTGGTCGACCGGATGCCCGAGGCCAAGGCGCTGTTCGTGCGTGAAGCGCTGGGGTTGATTGGGGATTTGCCGGCACTCGCCAAGGCCTGA
- a CDS encoding DUF4442 domain-containing protein encodes MFNWLTRKFGKARLMCRFMNLYPPYLGAGVRVRHISDDFRDVQVSMGLSWYNRNYVGTQFGGSLYSMVDPFFMLMLMENLGRDYIVWDKAADIDFIAPGKGPVFARFNIDDTLLDEIRRQTAEGRKYLPQLQVDIHDGAGNLVARVGKTLYVRLKPQARQA; translated from the coding sequence ATGTTTAACTGGCTGACACGCAAGTTTGGCAAGGCCCGCTTGATGTGCCGGTTCATGAACCTTTATCCGCCGTACCTTGGCGCCGGGGTTCGGGTACGGCACATCAGCGATGACTTTCGTGACGTCCAGGTGTCCATGGGCTTGAGTTGGTATAACCGCAACTACGTCGGCACGCAGTTCGGCGGCAGCCTGTATTCGATGGTCGACCCGTTCTTCATGCTGATGCTGATGGAAAACCTCGGTCGCGACTACATCGTCTGGGACAAGGCTGCCGACATCGACTTCATCGCACCGGGCAAAGGTCCGGTGTTCGCCCGTTTCAACATCGATGACACCTTGCTCGACGAGATCCGCCGGCAGACGGCGGAGGGCAGGAAGTACCTGCCGCAATTGCAGGTCGATATTCATGACGGCGCCGGCAACCTGGTGGCGCGTGTCGGAAAAACCCTTTACGTGCGGCTCAAGCCGCAAGCGAGACAGGCTTAA
- the ubiH gene encoding 2-octaprenyl-6-methoxyphenyl hydroxylase, translating to MNRVNLAIIGGGLVGASLALALQAGAKALGWKIVLIEPFAPGDTWQPSYDARSTALSFGARQIYQRLGVWQEISRRAEPIKQIHVSDRGRFSTARLSAMEEGVPALGYVVENAWLGHCLWQGLDKDVITWRCPAEVTRMEPLTDGYRLTLNDETTLDCDLAVLADGGRSGLREQLGIGIKKRPYNQSALIANITPSEAHGGMAFERFTDDGPMAFLPLPDNRCALVWTRLGMDAQRLAALDDRSFLSELQGVFGYRLGTLKQVGVRHLYPLALVEAEEQVRSHLVVLGNAAHSLHPIAGQGFNLSLRDAQALADALLASEHLPGNFATLQDYRERQRLDQNLTVGFSDQVTRLFGSTQPLVSLGRNLGLLGLDLLPPAKRWFARQAMGLGTRPDV from the coding sequence ATGAATCGAGTCAATCTGGCGATTATCGGTGGCGGCCTGGTCGGCGCCAGCCTGGCGTTGGCCTTGCAGGCCGGAGCGAAGGCCCTTGGCTGGAAGATCGTACTGATCGAACCGTTTGCCCCCGGTGACACCTGGCAGCCCAGTTACGACGCGCGTTCCACGGCGTTGTCCTTCGGCGCGCGGCAGATTTATCAGCGCTTGGGCGTCTGGCAGGAAATCTCCCGCCGCGCAGAGCCCATCAAGCAGATTCACGTCTCTGACCGTGGGCGTTTTTCCACGGCGCGCCTGTCAGCGATGGAAGAAGGTGTTCCGGCGCTGGGTTATGTGGTGGAAAACGCCTGGCTCGGCCATTGCCTGTGGCAAGGCCTGGACAAGGACGTGATCACCTGGCGTTGCCCGGCGGAAGTCACGCGCATGGAACCGCTCACCGACGGCTACCGCCTGACCCTGAATGACGAAACCACGCTCGATTGCGATCTCGCGGTGCTCGCCGATGGCGGCCGCTCGGGTTTGCGCGAGCAACTGGGCATCGGCATTAAAAAGCGTCCGTACAACCAGAGCGCACTGATCGCCAACATCACCCCGAGCGAAGCCCATGGCGGCATGGCGTTCGAACGCTTCACCGACGATGGCCCGATGGCGTTCCTGCCATTGCCGGACAACCGTTGTGCGCTGGTCTGGACACGTCTGGGCATGGATGCGCAACGACTGGCCGCGCTTGATGATCGCAGTTTCCTCAGCGAACTGCAGGGCGTGTTCGGTTATCGCCTCGGCACCTTGAAGCAAGTCGGTGTGCGGCATTTGTATCCGCTGGCCTTGGTGGAGGCCGAAGAGCAAGTGCGCTCGCACCTGGTGGTTCTCGGCAATGCTGCCCACAGCCTGCACCCGATTGCCGGCCAGGGGTTCAACCTGTCCTTGCGCGATGCCCAGGCGTTGGCCGATGCGCTGCTCGCCAGCGAACACCTGCCGGGGAATTTCGCCACCTTGCAGGATTATCGCGAGCGTCAGCGACTGGACCAGAATCTCACCGTGGGCTTCTCCGACCAGGTCACGCGCCTGTTCGGCAGTACTCAGCCGTTGGTGTCACTGGGGCGCAATCTGGGCCTGCTCGGCCTTGATCTTTTGCCGCCGGCCAAGCGCTGGTTCGCCCGGCAAGCCATGGGCCTGGGTACCCGCCCTGATGTTTAA
- the pepP gene encoding Xaa-Pro aminopeptidase, with product MIHIPKSEYSRRRKALMAQMEPNSIAILPAAAVAIRNRDVEHVYRQDSDFQYLSGFPEPQAVLVLMPGRLHGEYILFCRERNAERELWDGLRAGQEGAIRDFGADDAFPITDIDDILPGLIEGRDRVYSAMGSNPEFDRHLMEWINVIRSKANLGAQPPNEYVALDHLLHDMRLYKSAAEVKVMREAARISAQAHVRAMQASRVGLHEFSLEAELDYEFRKGGAKMPAYGSIVAAGRNSCILHYQQNDALLKDGDLVLIDAGCEIDCYASDITRTWPVNGKFSAEQKAIYELVLAAQEAAFAEIAPNKHWNQAHEATVRVITSGLVELGLLQGDVDELIASEAYKAFYMHRAGHWLGMDVHDVGEYKVGGEWRVLEVGMALTVEPGIYISPDNQSVAKKWRGIGVRIEDDVVVTKSGCEILTKGVPKTVAEIEALMAQARTQAA from the coding sequence ATGATTCATATCCCTAAGTCGGAATACAGCCGTCGCCGCAAGGCCTTGATGGCGCAGATGGAACCCAACAGCATCGCCATCCTGCCTGCCGCCGCGGTCGCCATCCGCAACCGCGACGTCGAGCACGTCTACCGTCAGGACAGCGACTTCCAGTACCTCAGCGGTTTTCCCGAGCCCCAGGCCGTGTTGGTCCTGATGCCGGGGCGTCTGCACGGTGAATACATCCTGTTCTGCCGTGAACGCAACGCCGAGCGCGAGTTGTGGGACGGCCTGCGCGCCGGGCAAGAGGGCGCGATTCGCGACTTCGGTGCCGACGACGCCTTCCCGATCACCGACATCGACGACATCCTGCCCGGCCTGATCGAAGGCCGTGACCGCGTCTACTCGGCCATGGGCAGTAACCCGGAATTCGACCGGCACCTGATGGAATGGATCAACGTGATCCGCTCCAAGGCCAACCTCGGGGCCCAGCCGCCGAACGAATACGTTGCCCTGGATCACCTGCTGCACGACATGCGCCTGTATAAATCGGCGGCAGAAGTGAAGGTGATGCGCGAAGCCGCACGGATTTCCGCCCAGGCCCATGTGCGTGCGATGCAGGCCAGCCGCGTCGGGTTGCATGAGTTCAGCCTGGAAGCCGAGCTCGATTACGAGTTTCGCAAGGGCGGGGCGAAGATGCCGGCCTACGGCTCGATCGTCGCGGCGGGGCGCAACAGCTGCATCCTGCATTACCAGCAGAATGACGCGCTGCTCAAGGACGGTGACCTGGTGCTGATCGACGCCGGTTGCGAGATCGACTGCTACGCCAGCGACATCACGCGCACCTGGCCGGTCAACGGCAAATTTTCCGCAGAGCAGAAGGCGATCTACGAATTGGTGCTGGCTGCCCAGGAAGCCGCGTTTGCCGAGATTGCCCCGAACAAACACTGGAACCAGGCCCACGAAGCCACGGTGCGGGTGATTACCTCGGGCCTGGTCGAACTGGGACTGTTGCAGGGCGACGTCGACGAACTGATCGCCAGCGAAGCCTACAAGGCGTTCTACATGCACCGCGCCGGTCATTGGCTGGGCATGGATGTGCATGACGTCGGCGAGTACAAGGTCGGCGGCGAATGGCGCGTGCTGGAGGTGGGCATGGCGCTGACCGTGGAGCCGGGGATCTACATTTCCCCGGACAACCAGAGCGTGGCGAAGAAATGGCGCGGCATTGGCGTGCGCATCGAGGACGATGTGGTGGTCACCAAGAGCGGCTGTGAAATCCTGACCAAAGGCGTACCGAAAACCGTCGCCGAAATCGAGGCCCTGATGGCGCAAGCACGGACACAAGCGGCATGA
- a CDS encoding YecA/YgfB family protein, translating into MTIQNSPYQGFATLLTSSGHNVSPAELHGLLLGRSCAGAGFDAEGWLIDAAELLESEPQDNVRAALIGLQEMVKGELTGDDVTVVLLLPSDDAPLAERAAALGQWCQGFLSGFGLNCRDSSMLSTEATEVLQDLAAISQVQDALEESEDGETDYMEVMEYLRVAPLLLFSETKKDVAAAAKPSLH; encoded by the coding sequence ATGACCATTCAGAATTCCCCGTACCAAGGCTTCGCCACCCTGCTGACCTCCAGCGGCCATAACGTCTCGCCTGCCGAACTGCACGGCCTGTTGCTCGGCCGCAGCTGCGCCGGCGCCGGTTTCGATGCCGAAGGCTGGCTGATCGACGCCGCCGAACTGCTCGAAAGCGAGCCTCAGGACAACGTCCGCGCGGCCCTGATCGGCCTGCAGGAGATGGTCAAGGGCGAGCTCACCGGCGACGACGTAACCGTCGTGCTGTTGCTGCCGAGCGACGACGCTCCACTGGCCGAACGCGCCGCTGCACTGGGCCAATGGTGCCAGGGCTTCCTCAGTGGTTTTGGCCTGAACTGCCGCGACAGTAGCATGCTGAGCACCGAGGCCACTGAAGTGTTGCAGGATCTTGCAGCCATTTCCCAGGTGCAAGACGCCCTGGAAGAGTCTGAAGACGGTGAAACCGACTATATGGAAGTCATGGAATACCTGCGCGTCGCGCCGCTTCTGCTGTTCTCCGAAACCAAGAAAGACGTAGCGGCTGCCGCCAAGCCGTCGCTGCACTGA
- a CDS encoding TIGR02449 family protein, which produces MEDTDLQALMARLELLITRVEQLKSQNGLLLAQEKTWREERAHLIEKNEIARRKVESMISRLKALEQDS; this is translated from the coding sequence ATGGAAGACACCGACCTGCAAGCGCTGATGGCCAGACTCGAACTGCTGATTACCCGAGTCGAGCAACTTAAGAGCCAAAACGGACTCTTACTAGCTCAGGAAAAGACCTGGCGCGAGGAACGCGCGCATCTCATTGAAAAAAACGAAATCGCCCGGCGTAAGGTCGAATCGATGATTTCGCGCCTCAAGGCCCTGGAGCAAGACTCATGA
- a CDS encoding cell division protein ZapA, which translates to MSSSNSVTVQILDKEYSIICPQEERSNLVSAARYLDGKMREIRSSGKVIGADRIAVMAALNITHDLLHKEERPDIQASGSTREQVRDLLDRVDLVLATDPDVTKG; encoded by the coding sequence ATGAGTTCAAGCAATAGCGTCACCGTGCAGATCCTCGACAAAGAATATTCGATCATTTGCCCCCAGGAAGAACGCAGCAACCTGGTGAGCGCCGCTCGCTACCTGGACGGCAAGATGCGCGAAATCCGCAGCAGCGGCAAAGTCATCGGCGCCGATCGCATCGCCGTGATGGCCGCGCTGAACATCACGCACGACTTGCTGCACAAGGAAGAACGACCGGACATCCAGGCCAGCGGTTCGACCCGCGAACAGGTGCGCGACCTACTTGATCGTGTCGATCTGGTGCTTGCCACTGATCCGGATGTCACCAAAGGCTGA
- a CDS encoding 5-formyltetrahydrofolate cyclo-ligase, producing the protein MTEPALLPRPQLRRMLRKARRALTPSQQRQAARGLYKQLAQQPLFRRAKHISLYLPTDGEIDPRLLLRAAQRRGKATYLPVLSAWPRTKMVFQRIRPGEKLKPNRFRILEPRHSLARQRKVWALDLVLLPLVGFDDVGGRLGMGGGFYDRSLAYLARRNDWRKPTLLGLAHECQKVERLAQASWDVPLQGTVTDKAWYYAG; encoded by the coding sequence ATGACCGAACCTGCGCTGCTCCCTCGACCGCAACTTCGACGCATGCTGCGCAAGGCCCGCCGCGCACTGACACCCAGTCAGCAGCGCCAGGCGGCTCGCGGGCTCTACAAACAATTGGCCCAGCAACCGCTGTTCCGCCGCGCCAAACACATCTCTCTTTATTTGCCCACCGACGGTGAAATCGATCCGCGCCTGTTGCTGCGTGCAGCGCAACGTCGGGGCAAGGCCACCTATCTACCGGTGCTCAGTGCCTGGCCGCGAACCAAAATGGTGTTCCAGCGGATTCGCCCCGGTGAAAAACTCAAGCCCAATCGCTTCCGTATTCTCGAACCCCGGCACAGTCTCGCCCGGCAACGCAAAGTCTGGGCCCTGGATCTGGTGTTGCTGCCATTGGTGGGGTTTGACGATGTTGGCGGGCGCCTGGGCATGGGCGGCGGCTTCTATGATCGAAGCCTGGCCTACCTGGCGCGCCGCAATGACTGGCGCAAGCCGACGTTGCTGGGGCTGGCCCATGAATGTCAGAAGGTCGAGCGACTGGCTCAGGCGAGCTGGGATGTGCCGTTGCAAGGAACGGTGACGGACAAGGCCTGGTATTACGCAGGCTAG
- a CDS encoding EVE domain-containing protein: MAYWLMKSEPDELSIKGLEQLGKARWDGVRNYQARNFLRSMAVGDEFFFYHSSCPEPGIAGIGKIVEAAYPDPTALEPESHYYDPKATPEKNAWSAIDVAHVETFSRVLKLDYLKQQAALAEMPLVQKGSRLSVMPVTAEQWAAVIALKP, translated from the coding sequence ATGGCCTATTGGCTGATGAAATCCGAGCCCGACGAACTCTCGATCAAAGGCCTGGAGCAGCTTGGCAAAGCGCGCTGGGACGGGGTTCGCAACTATCAGGCGCGTAATTTCTTGCGCTCCATGGCAGTGGGGGACGAGTTCTTTTTCTATCATTCGAGCTGCCCGGAACCAGGGATCGCCGGGATCGGCAAGATCGTCGAAGCGGCGTACCCGGACCCGACGGCGCTGGAGCCTGAGAGCCATTACTACGACCCCAAGGCAACCCCTGAGAAAAACGCCTGGAGCGCGATCGATGTCGCGCATGTGGAGACGTTTTCCAGGGTGTTGAAGCTGGATTACCTGAAGCAGCAGGCGGCGCTGGCGGAGATGCCGCTGGTGCAGAAGGGATCGAGGCTGTCGGTGATGCCGGTGACAGCGGAGCAGTGGGCGGCGGTGATAGCACTTAAGCCGTAA
- a CDS encoding flagellar basal body-associated protein FliL, which produces MKAWIMLLLGLSLSVTAVAEEAKEEAAPKVNYVTLSPPFVGNYGLDGTPKLKVYKADVALRVTGDEATKAVKANEPLIRNQLVALFAQQTTETMNNVEAKEKLRQEALKQTQQIMNDETGKPVVEDLLFNNLIIQ; this is translated from the coding sequence GTGAAAGCGTGGATCATGTTGTTGCTGGGTCTGTCCCTGTCTGTGACAGCGGTGGCCGAAGAGGCCAAGGAAGAGGCGGCGCCGAAGGTCAATTACGTCACCCTGAGCCCGCCGTTCGTGGGGAACTACGGGCTGGATGGCACGCCGAAGCTCAAGGTCTACAAGGCCGATGTGGCTTTGCGTGTGACCGGTGACGAGGCGACCAAGGCGGTAAAGGCCAACGAACCGCTGATCCGCAATCAGCTGGTGGCGTTGTTTGCCCAGCAGACCACCGAGACGATGAACAATGTCGAAGCCAAGGAAAAGCTGCGTCAGGAAGCCCTGAAGCAGACCCAGCAGATCATGAATGATGAAACCGGCAAGCCGGTGGTTGAGGATTTGTTGTTCAATAACCTCATTATCCAGTAA